One window of the Myxococcota bacterium genome contains the following:
- a CDS encoding C39 family peptidase: MSPIVPRATLLGAAVIAVGLALALTAPAGAGEARADMSGGQYRVGVMSLAELRFQSVVKQQYDFSCGSAAVATLLTHHYGIETPESAVFDAMWAVGNQDRIREVGFSLLDMRNYLATRELRADGFRLTMEKLEKLKVPAIALIDTRGYKHFVVVIGVERGRVLVADPAEGMRAMRKHEFEEAWNGVLFVIRNSSQVARASFNQAEDWNITPAAPLGTALSPQSLGSLTIGFPGRGEF, encoded by the coding sequence GTGTCCCCGATCGTTCCCCGCGCCACGTTGCTGGGCGCCGCCGTCATCGCGGTAGGCCTGGCGCTGGCCCTCACCGCGCCCGCCGGCGCAGGAGAGGCGCGCGCGGACATGTCCGGGGGGCAGTATCGGGTGGGCGTAATGAGCCTGGCCGAGCTGCGCTTCCAGTCGGTCGTGAAGCAGCAGTACGATTTCAGCTGCGGATCGGCGGCGGTCGCCACCCTGCTCACCCATCACTACGGCATCGAGACGCCCGAGTCGGCGGTCTTCGACGCGATGTGGGCGGTGGGCAACCAGGACCGCATTCGCGAGGTGGGTTTCTCGCTGCTCGACATGCGGAACTACCTGGCGACGCGAGAGCTGCGGGCGGACGGCTTCCGCCTCACGATGGAGAAGCTCGAGAAGCTGAAGGTCCCGGCGATCGCCCTGATCGACACCCGCGGCTACAAGCACTTCGTGGTGGTGATCGGGGTCGAGCGCGGGCGGGTGCTGGTCGCTGACCCGGCCGAGGGCATGCGCGCGATGCGGAAGCACGAGTTCGAGGAAGCGTGGAACGGCGTGCTCTTCGTGATTCGCAACAGCTCCCAGGTGGCGCGCGCGAGCTTCAACCAGGCAGAAGACTGGAACATCACCCCGGCGGCGCCCCTCGGCACCGCCCTGTCCCCCCAGAGCCTCGGAAGCCTTACGATCGGCTTCCCGGGTCGAGGGGAGTTCTAG